One window from the genome of Enterobacteriaceae bacterium Kacie_13 encodes:
- a CDS encoding type II toxin-antitoxin system RelE/ParE family toxin, whose protein sequence is MWPVLTTDIFDSWFERQDVKTQEKLLAGMLALSIGGPEVGRPLVDTVYESAYTHMKELRIQHKGNPFRAFFAFDPFRQAIILCAAKKEGNEKLFYQRMLRIADQAYLEHLQQPQGSDHG, encoded by the coding sequence ATGTGGCCGGTGCTCACGACAGATATTTTCGATTCGTGGTTTGAACGACAGGATGTTAAGACGCAGGAGAAGTTACTGGCAGGTATGTTAGCGCTGAGTATCGGCGGGCCGGAAGTGGGAAGGCCACTGGTTGATACGGTGTATGAATCTGCTTATACGCACATGAAAGAATTACGTATACAGCATAAGGGAAACCCCTTCAGGGCGTTTTTTGCCTTTGACCCCTTTCGTCAGGCAATTATTCTTTGTGCCGCGAAAAAAGAAGGAAATGAAAAACTCTTTTATCAGCGGATGTTAAGAATAGCCGACCAGGCTTATCTGGAACATCTGCAACA